From the genome of Streptomyces sp. NBC_01317, one region includes:
- a CDS encoding DNA-directed RNA polymerase subunit beta', whose amino-acid sequence MLDVNFFDELRIGLATADDIRTWSHGEVKKPETINYRTLKPEKDGLFCEKIFGPTRDWECYCGKYKRVRFKGIICERCGVEVTRAKVRRERMGHIELAAPVTHIWYFKGVPSRLGYLLDLAPKDLEKVIYFAAYMITFVDEERRTRDLPSLEAHVSVERQQTENRRDSDLEARAKKLETDLAELEAEGAKADVRRKVREGAEREMKQLRDRAQREIDRLDEVWNRFKNLKVQDLEGDELLYRELRDRFGTYFDGSMGAAALQKRLESFDLEEEAERLREIIRTGKGQKKTRALKRLKVVSAFLQTSNSPKGMVLDCVPVIPPDLRPMVQLDGGRFATSDLNDLYRRVINRNNRLKRLLDLGAPEIIVNNEKRMLQEAVDALFDNGRRGRPVTGPGNRPLKSLSDMLKGKQGRFRQNLLGKRVDYSARSVIVVGPQLKLHQCGLPKAMALELFKPFVMKRLVDLNHAQNIKSAKRMVERGRTVVYDVLEEVIAEHPVLLNRAPTLHRLGIQAFEPQLVEGKAIQIHPLVCTAFNADFDGDQMAVHLPLSAEAQAEARILMLSSNNILKPADGRPVTMPTQDMVLGLFFLTTDEEERKVIGADRSFGSTAEATMAFDNRELSLQAKVDIRFPVGTIPPRGWTPPVGEDGQADAEWQQGDPFRLRTTLGRALFNELLPEDYPFVDYSVGKKQLSEIVNDLAERYPKVIVAATLDNLKAAGFFWATRSGVTVAISDIVVPDAKKAIVQGYEAQDEKVQKQYERGLITKEERTQELIAIWTKATNEVAEAMNANFPKTNPVSMMVNSGARGNMMQMRQIAGMRGLVSNAKNETIPRPIKASFREGLSVLEYFISTHGARKGLADTALRTADSGYLTRRLVDVSQDVIIREEDCGTDRGLKLKIAKKGEDGRLHKTEDVETSVYARMLAEDVVVDGKVIAPANVDLGDVLIDALVANGVEEVKTRSVLTCESAVGTCAFCYGRSLATGKLVDIGEAVGIIAAQSIGEPGTQLTMRTFHTGGVAGDDITQGLPRVVELFEARTPKGVAPISEAAGTVRIEETEKTKKLVVTPDDGSEETPFPISKRARLLVGEGDRVEVGQKLTVGATNPHDVLRILGQRAVQVHLVGEVQRVYNSQGVSIHDKHIEIIIRQMLRRVTIIESGDAELLPGELVERSKFETENRRVVTEGGHPASGRPQLMGITKASLATESWLSAASFQETTRVLTDAAINAKSDSLIGLKENVIIGKLIPAGTGLSRYRNIRVEPTEEAKAAMYSAVGYDDIDYSPFGTGSGQAVPLEDYDYGPYNQ is encoded by the coding sequence GTGCTCGACGTCAACTTCTTCGACGAGCTGCGGATTGGCCTCGCCACCGCGGACGACATCCGGACCTGGTCCCACGGCGAAGTGAAGAAGCCGGAGACCATCAACTACCGCACGCTCAAGCCCGAGAAGGACGGACTCTTCTGCGAGAAGATCTTCGGTCCTACCCGGGACTGGGAGTGCTACTGCGGCAAGTACAAGCGTGTCCGCTTCAAGGGCATCATCTGTGAGCGTTGTGGCGTAGAGGTCACGCGCGCCAAGGTGCGCCGTGAGCGGATGGGCCACATCGAGCTTGCCGCTCCCGTCACCCACATCTGGTACTTCAAGGGTGTCCCGTCCCGTCTGGGATACCTGCTGGACCTCGCGCCGAAGGACCTCGAAAAGGTCATCTACTTCGCCGCGTACATGATCACGTTCGTGGACGAGGAGCGCCGTACGCGCGATCTGCCGTCGCTGGAGGCCCACGTCTCCGTAGAGCGCCAGCAGACCGAGAACCGGCGTGACTCCGACCTCGAGGCCCGCGCCAAGAAGCTCGAGACCGACCTGGCCGAGCTGGAGGCCGAGGGCGCCAAGGCCGACGTGCGCCGCAAGGTGCGCGAAGGTGCCGAGCGGGAGATGAAGCAGCTGCGCGACCGTGCGCAGCGCGAGATCGACCGTCTCGACGAGGTGTGGAACCGCTTCAAGAACCTCAAGGTCCAGGACCTGGAGGGCGACGAGCTGCTCTACCGCGAGCTGCGTGACCGCTTCGGTACGTACTTCGACGGATCGATGGGTGCCGCGGCGCTTCAGAAGCGCCTGGAGTCCTTCGACCTGGAGGAGGAGGCCGAGCGCCTCCGCGAGATCATCCGTACCGGCAAGGGCCAGAAGAAGACCCGCGCGCTCAAGCGCCTCAAGGTCGTCTCGGCGTTCCTCCAGACCAGCAACAGCCCCAAGGGCATGGTGCTGGACTGCGTGCCGGTGATCCCGCCGGACCTGCGGCCGATGGTGCAGCTGGACGGTGGCCGTTTCGCGACCTCCGACCTGAACGACCTGTACCGCCGTGTGATCAACCGGAACAACCGCCTCAAGCGCCTTCTCGACCTCGGTGCCCCCGAGATCATCGTGAACAACGAGAAGCGGATGCTCCAGGAGGCCGTCGACGCGCTGTTCGACAACGGCCGCCGCGGTCGCCCGGTCACCGGTCCCGGCAACCGCCCGCTGAAGTCCCTGAGCGACATGCTCAAGGGCAAGCAGGGTCGTTTCCGTCAGAACCTGCTCGGCAAGCGAGTCGACTACTCGGCCCGTTCCGTGATCGTCGTCGGCCCGCAGCTCAAGCTGCACCAGTGCGGGCTGCCGAAGGCCATGGCGCTGGAGCTCTTCAAGCCGTTCGTGATGAAGCGCCTGGTGGACCTGAACCACGCGCAGAACATCAAGTCGGCGAAGCGCATGGTCGAGCGCGGCCGTACGGTCGTGTACGACGTGCTCGAAGAGGTCATCGCCGAGCACCCGGTGCTGCTGAACCGCGCACCGACCCTGCACCGCCTGGGCATCCAGGCCTTCGAGCCGCAGCTGGTCGAGGGCAAGGCCATCCAGATCCACCCGCTCGTCTGCACCGCGTTCAACGCGGACTTCGACGGTGACCAGATGGCCGTGCACCTGCCGCTCTCCGCGGAGGCGCAGGCCGAGGCCCGCATCCTGATGCTGTCCTCGAACAACATCCTCAAGCCGGCCGACGGCCGTCCCGTCACCATGCCCACCCAGGACATGGTGCTCGGCCTCTTCTTCCTCACCACGGACGAGGAGGAGCGCAAGGTCATCGGCGCGGACCGGTCCTTCGGTTCGACCGCCGAGGCGACCATGGCGTTCGACAACCGGGAGCTGTCGCTCCAGGCGAAGGTCGACATCCGCTTCCCGGTGGGCACCATCCCGCCGCGCGGCTGGACCCCGCCGGTGGGCGAGGACGGCCAGGCGGACGCCGAGTGGCAGCAGGGCGACCCGTTCCGGCTGCGTACGACCCTGGGCCGCGCGCTCTTCAATGAGCTGCTGCCCGAGGACTACCCGTTCGTCGACTACTCGGTGGGCAAGAAGCAGCTCTCCGAGATCGTCAACGACCTGGCCGAGCGCTACCCCAAGGTCATTGTGGCGGCGACGCTCGACAACCTGAAGGCGGCCGGCTTCTTCTGGGCGACCCGCTCCGGTGTGACCGTGGCGATCTCCGACATCGTCGTACCCGACGCGAAGAAGGCGATCGTCCAGGGTTACGAGGCGCAGGACGAGAAGGTCCAGAAGCAGTACGAGCGCGGTCTGATCACCAAGGAAGAGCGCACGCAGGAGCTCATCGCGATCTGGACCAAGGCGACCAACGAGGTCGCCGAGGCGATGAACGCGAACTTCCCGAAGACCAACCCCGTCTCGATGATGGTCAACTCGGGTGCCCGCGGAAACATGATGCAGATGCGTCAGATCGCCGGTATGCGTGGTCTGGTGTCCAACGCCAAGAACGAGACGATCCCTCGTCCCATCAAGGCGTCCTTCCGTGAAGGTCTGTCGGTGCTGGAGTACTTCATCTCCACGCACGGTGCCCGTAAGGGTCTCGCCGACACCGCCCTGCGTACCGCCGACTCGGGTTACCTCACCCGTCGTCTGGTGGACGTCTCGCAGGACGTGATCATCCGCGAGGAGGACTGCGGCACCGACCGCGGCCTCAAGCTGAAGATCGCCAAGAAGGGCGAGGACGGCAGGCTCCACAAGACGGAGGACGTCGAGACGTCCGTGTACGCGCGGATGCTCGCCGAGGACGTCGTCGTGGACGGCAAGGTCATCGCGCCGGCCAACGTCGACCTGGGCGATGTCCTGATCGACGCCCTGGTCGCCAACGGCGTCGAGGAGGTCAAGACCCGCTCGGTCCTGACCTGCGAGTCCGCTGTCGGCACGTGTGCCTTCTGCTACGGCCGCTCGCTGGCCACCGGCAAGCTGGTCGACATCGGTGAGGCGGTCGGCATCATCGCCGCCCAGTCCATCGGTGAGCCCGGTACCCAGCTGACGATGCGTACCTTCCACACCGGTGGTGTGGCCGGTGACGACATCACCCAGGGTCTGCCCCGAGTCGTCGAGCTCTTCGAAGCCCGTACGCCGAAGGGTGTCGCCCCGATCTCCGAGGCCGCGGGCACCGTTCGCATCGAGGAGACCGAGAAGACGAAGAAGCTCGTCGTCACCCCGGACGACGGCAGCGAGGAGACGCCCTTCCCGATCTCCAAGCGTGCCCGTCTGCTCGTGGGCGAGGGCGACCGCGTCGAGGTGGGCCAGAAGCTCACCGTGGGTGCCACCAACCCGCACGACGTGCTGCGCATCCTTGGTCAGCGCGCGGTCCAGGTCCACCTGGTCGGCGAGGTCCAGCGGGTGTACAACTCGCAGGGTGTGTCGATCCACGACAAGCACATCGAGATCATCATCCGGCAGATGCTCCGCCGCGTGACGATCATCGAGTCCGGCGACGCGGAACTGCTGCCGGGCGAGCTTGTCGAGCGCTCGAAGTTCGAGACCGAGAACCGTCGTGTGGTCACGGAAGGCGGCCACCCGGCCTCCGGCCGTCCGCAGCTGATGGGTATCACCAAGGCCTCGCTGGCCACGGAGTCGTGGCTGTCGGCGGCGTCCTTCCAGGAGACGACCAGGGTCCTGACCGACGCGGCGATCAACGCCAAGTCGGACTCCCTGATCGGCCTCAAGGAGAACGTCATCATCGGTAAGCTCATCCCGGCCGGTACGGGCCTGTCCCGCTACCGCAACATCCGGGTCGAGCCGACCGAAGAGGCCAAGGCCGCGATGTACTCGGCCGTCGGCTACGACGACATCGACTACTCCCCGTTCGGCACCGGCTCCGGCCAGGCCGTCCCGCTGGAGGACTACGACTACGGTCCGTACAACCAGTAA
- the rpsL gene encoding 30S ribosomal protein S12, with translation MPTIQQLVRKGRQDKVEKNNTPALDGSPQRRGVCTRVFTTTPKKPNSALRKVARVRLTSGIEVTAYIPGEGHNLQEHSIVLVRGGRVKDLPGVRYKIIRGSLDTQGVKNRKQARSRYGAKKEK, from the coding sequence GTGCCTACGATCCAGCAGCTGGTCCGGAAGGGCCGGCAAGACAAGGTCGAGAAGAACAACACACCCGCGCTCGACGGCTCCCCCCAGCGTCGCGGCGTGTGCACGCGTGTGTTCACGACCACCCCGAAGAAGCCGAACTCGGCCCTGCGGAAGGTCGCACGTGTGCGCCTGACCTCGGGTATCGAGGTCACGGCCTACATTCCGGGTGAGGGACACAACCTGCAGGAGCACTCGATCGTGCTCGTGCGTGGTGGCCGTGTGAAGGACCTGCCGGGTGTTCGTTACAAGATCATTCGCGGTTCCCTCGACACCCAGGGTGTCAAGAACCGCAAGCAGGCCCGCAGCCGCTACGGCGCCAAGAAGGAGAAGTAA
- the rpsG gene encoding 30S ribosomal protein S7, translating into MPRKGPAPKRPVIIDPVYGSPLVTSLINKILLNGKRSTAERIVYGAMEGLRDKTGNDPVITLKRALENVKPTLEVKSRRVGGATYQVPIEVKPGRAATLALRWVVGYSRARREKTMTERLMNELLDASNGLGAAVKKREDTHKMAESNKAFAHYRW; encoded by the coding sequence ATGCCTCGTAAGGGCCCTGCCCCGAAGCGCCCGGTCATCATCGACCCGGTCTACGGTTCTCCTCTTGTCACCTCGCTGATCAACAAGATCCTGCTCAACGGCAAGCGTTCCACCGCCGAGCGGATCGTGTACGGCGCGATGGAAGGCCTCCGTGACAAGACCGGCAACGACCCGGTCATCACGCTGAAGCGCGCGCTTGAGAACGTCAAGCCCACGCTCGAGGTCAAGTCCCGCCGTGTCGGTGGCGCCACCTACCAGGTGCCGATCGAGGTCAAGCCCGGTCGCGCCGCCACCCTCGCACTTCGCTGGGTCGTGGGTTACTCCCGCGCCCGTCGCGAGAAGACCATGACCGAACGCCTCATGAACGAACTGCTCGACGCCTCGAACGGCCTCGGCGCAGCCGTCAAGAAGCGTGAGGACACGCACAAGATGGCCGAATCCAACAAGGCCTTCGCGCACTACCGCTGGTAG
- the fusA gene encoding elongation factor G, with protein MATTSLDLAKVRNIGIMAHIDAGKTTTTERILFYTGVSYKIGEVHDGAATMDWMEQEQERGITITSAATTCHWPLEDVDHTINIIDTPGHVDFTVEVERSLRVLDGAVTVFDGVAGVEPQSETVWRQADRYGVPRICFINKLDRTGAEFHRCVDMIVDRLGAVPLVMQLPIGAEGDFKGVVDLVTMKALVWSEEATKGEMYDTVDIPATHTEAADEWRGKLIEAVAEHDDEVMELYLEGQEPSQELLYAAIRRITLASKGAADSVTVTPVFCGTAFKNKGVQPLLDAVVRYLPSPLDVDAIEGHDVKDPEKIIKRRPSDDEPFAGLAFKIASDPHLGKLTFVRIYSGRLEAGTAVLNSVKGKKERIGKIYRMHANKREEIESVGAGDIVAVMGLKQTTTGETLSDDKHPVILESMDFPAPVIQVAIEPKSKGDQERLGVAIQRLAEEDPSFQVHSDEETGQTIIGGMGELHLEVLVDRMKREFRVEANVGKPQVAYRETIRKTVDRVDYTHKKQTGGTGQFAKVQISIEPLVDSDVPYEFVNKVTGGRIPREYIPSVDAGAQEAMQFGILAGYEMVGVRVTLLDGGYHEVDSSELAFKIAGSQAFKEGARKASPVLLEPMMAVEVTTPEDYMGDVIGDLNSRRGQIQAMEERSGARVVKGLVPLSEMFGYVGDLRSKTSGRASYSMQFDSYAEVPRNVAEEIIAKAKGE; from the coding sequence ATGGCCACCACTTCGCTTGACCTGGCCAAGGTCCGCAACATCGGGATCATGGCCCACATCGACGCGGGGAAGACGACCACCACCGAGCGCATCCTTTTCTACACCGGTGTGAGCTACAAGATCGGTGAAGTCCACGACGGCGCTGCCACGATGGACTGGATGGAGCAGGAGCAGGAACGCGGCATCACGATCACGTCCGCCGCGACCACCTGTCACTGGCCGCTCGAGGACGTCGACCACACCATCAACATCATCGACACCCCGGGACACGTGGACTTCACCGTCGAGGTGGAGCGTTCGCTCCGCGTCCTCGACGGCGCCGTCACCGTCTTCGACGGTGTCGCCGGTGTGGAGCCGCAGTCCGAGACGGTATGGCGTCAGGCCGACCGTTACGGCGTTCCGCGTATCTGCTTCATCAACAAGCTCGACCGGACCGGCGCCGAGTTCCACCGCTGCGTCGACATGATCGTCGACCGCCTCGGTGCGGTGCCCCTGGTCATGCAGCTGCCGATCGGCGCCGAGGGTGACTTCAAGGGCGTCGTCGACCTCGTGACGATGAAGGCCCTCGTGTGGTCCGAAGAGGCCACCAAGGGCGAGATGTACGACACCGTCGACATCCCGGCCACGCACACCGAGGCGGCCGACGAGTGGCGCGGCAAGCTCATCGAAGCCGTCGCTGAGCACGACGACGAGGTCATGGAGCTGTACCTGGAGGGCCAGGAGCCTTCCCAGGAGCTGCTCTACGCCGCGATCCGTCGTATCACCCTGGCTTCCAAGGGCGCCGCGGACTCGGTCACCGTCACCCCCGTCTTCTGCGGTACGGCGTTCAAGAACAAGGGCGTCCAGCCCCTGCTCGACGCGGTCGTGCGCTACCTGCCCTCTCCCCTCGACGTCGACGCCATCGAAGGCCACGACGTCAAGGACCCGGAGAAGATCATCAAGCGCCGCCCGTCGGACGACGAGCCGTTCGCGGGTCTCGCGTTCAAGATCGCGAGCGACCCGCACCTGGGCAAGCTCACCTTCGTCCGGATTTATTCGGGCCGCCTGGAGGCCGGCACCGCGGTGCTGAACTCCGTGAAGGGCAAGAAGGAGCGCATCGGCAAGATCTACCGTATGCACGCGAACAAGCGTGAGGAGATCGAGTCGGTGGGCGCCGGCGACATCGTCGCCGTCATGGGCCTCAAGCAGACCACCACCGGTGAGACGCTGAGCGACGACAAGCACCCGGTGATCCTGGAGTCCATGGACTTCCCGGCGCCGGTGATCCAGGTCGCGATCGAGCCCAAGTCCAAGGGCGACCAGGAGCGTCTGGGTGTCGCCATCCAGCGCCTCGCGGAGGAGGACCCCTCCTTCCAGGTCCACTCGGACGAGGAGACCGGCCAGACCATCATCGGTGGTATGGGCGAGCTTCACCTCGAGGTACTCGTCGACCGCATGAAGCGCGAGTTCCGCGTGGAGGCGAACGTCGGTAAGCCGCAGGTCGCTTACCGTGAGACGATCCGTAAGACCGTCGATCGTGTGGACTACACCCACAAGAAGCAGACCGGTGGTACGGGTCAGTTCGCCAAGGTGCAGATCTCGATCGAGCCCCTCGTCGATTCCGACGTGCCGTACGAGTTCGTCAACAAGGTCACCGGTGGCCGCATCCCCCGTGAGTACATCCCCTCGGTGGACGCGGGTGCCCAGGAAGCCATGCAGTTCGGCATCCTGGCCGGCTACGAGATGGTGGGCGTCCGCGTCACCCTTCTCGACGGTGGTTACCACGAGGTCGACTCCTCGGAGCTCGCCTTCAAGATCGCTGGTTCGCAGGCGTTCAAGGAGGGTGCTCGCAAGGCGTCCCCCGTACTCCTGGAGCCGATGATGGCCGTCGAGGTCACCACGCCCGAGGACTACATGGGCGATGTGATCGGCGACCTGAACTCCCGCCGTGGCCAGATCCAGGCCATGGAGGAGCGCAGCGGCGCCCGCGTCGTGAAGGGCCTTGTGCCCCTCTCGGAGATGTTCGGCTACGTCGGAGACCTCCGCAGCAAGACCTCGGGTCGCGCAAGCTACTCGATGCAGTTCGACTCCTACGCCGAGGTTCCCAGGAACGTCGCCGAGGAGATCATCGCGAAGGCCAAGGGCGAGTAA